In Streptomyces qaidamensis, one DNA window encodes the following:
- a CDS encoding GNAT family N-acetyltransferase, giving the protein MVTLEPLRAEHADALLAFERENRAYFARTVPDRGDAFFTATGFAARLRALLDEQHARVCRFHVVLGEDGELIGRVNLLDLVDGSAELGYRVGEQAAGRGVATAAVAQVCRLAAAEYGLTSLTAVTTLDNPASMKVLARSGFIRVENITVSGRPGVRYERHHLDAASDSPCY; this is encoded by the coding sequence ATGGTGACCTTGGAGCCCTTACGGGCGGAACACGCGGACGCGTTGCTGGCCTTCGAGCGGGAGAACCGGGCGTACTTCGCCCGCACGGTGCCGGACCGCGGGGATGCCTTCTTCACGGCGACGGGGTTCGCCGCACGGCTTCGGGCGCTCCTCGACGAGCAGCACGCGCGCGTGTGCCGCTTCCACGTAGTCCTCGGGGAGGACGGCGAGCTGATCGGCCGGGTGAACCTGCTGGACCTGGTGGACGGGAGCGCCGAACTCGGCTACCGCGTCGGCGAACAGGCGGCCGGCCGGGGCGTGGCGACGGCAGCCGTGGCGCAGGTGTGCCGGCTGGCTGCCGCCGAATACGGCCTGACGTCCCTCACCGCGGTCACGACCCTGGACAACCCCGCTTCCATGAAGGTCCTGGCCCGCAGCGGCTTCATCCGGGTGGAGAACATCACGGTGAGCGGACGGCCGGGAGTCCGCTACGAGCGCCACCACCTCGACGCGGCCTCCGACAGCCCCTGCTACTAG
- a CDS encoding carboxymuconolactone decarboxylase family protein, which produces MQARMTNPAYVLSGAMKGIGTLFQAIGEGGLAQDVAEIVGLRASQINGCGACVHGHVANLRKAGVSEERIAAVAAWRHAPFFSDAERAALKLTEAMTRLSDLSGESVPDVLWDEVADHFDEKELSALILTVAVTNMFNRINTTIQEPAGTTWG; this is translated from the coding sequence ATGCAGGCACGGATGACGAACCCGGCGTACGTCCTTTCCGGCGCGATGAAGGGCATCGGCACCCTCTTCCAGGCGATCGGGGAGGGCGGCCTGGCACAGGACGTGGCGGAGATCGTCGGGCTGCGCGCCAGCCAGATCAACGGCTGCGGTGCGTGCGTGCACGGGCACGTCGCCAACCTCCGCAAGGCCGGGGTGAGCGAGGAGCGCATCGCGGCCGTCGCCGCCTGGCGGCACGCGCCCTTCTTCTCGGACGCCGAGCGCGCAGCTCTGAAGCTGACGGAGGCGATGACGCGGCTCTCCGACCTCTCGGGCGAGTCGGTGCCCGACGTGTTGTGGGACGAGGTGGCCGACCACTTCGACGAGAAGGAACTCTCCGCGCTGATCCTCACCGTCGCGGTCACGAACATGTTCAACCGCATCAACACGACGATCCAGGAGCCCGCGGGCACCACCTGGGGCTGA
- a CDS encoding ABC transporter ATP-binding protein — MTSAVTIPRHGGTGGRTAVAARARQVVKAYGSGETRVVALDHVDVDIARGQFTAIMGPSGSGKSTLMHCLAGLDTVTDGQIYLDETEITGLKDKKLTRLRRDRIGFIFQAFNLLPTLNAIENITLPMDIAGRKPDKEWLTRVVETVGLADRLKHRPTQLSGGQQQRVAVARALAARPEIIFGDEPTGNLDSRAGAEVLGFLRRSVDELGQTIVMVTHDPVAASYADRVLYLADGRIVDEMFKPTAEAVLDRMKDFDARGRTS; from the coding sequence GTGACTTCGGCTGTAACCATTCCCAGGCACGGGGGCACTGGAGGGCGTACGGCCGTTGCCGCGCGGGCGCGGCAGGTCGTGAAGGCGTACGGATCCGGTGAGACCCGTGTCGTCGCCCTCGACCACGTCGACGTGGACATCGCACGCGGCCAGTTCACCGCGATCATGGGCCCCTCGGGATCCGGCAAGTCCACCCTCATGCACTGCCTGGCCGGGCTCGACACCGTGACGGACGGCCAGATCTACCTCGACGAGACCGAGATCACCGGCCTGAAGGACAAGAAGCTCACGCGGCTGCGCCGGGACCGGATCGGGTTCATCTTCCAGGCGTTCAACCTTCTGCCGACGCTGAACGCGATCGAGAACATCACCCTGCCCATGGACATCGCGGGCCGCAAGCCCGACAAGGAGTGGCTGACCCGGGTCGTGGAGACCGTCGGGCTCGCCGACCGCCTCAAGCACCGGCCCACCCAGCTCTCCGGCGGCCAGCAGCAGCGCGTCGCCGTGGCGCGGGCGCTCGCCGCCCGGCCCGAGATCATCTTCGGGGACGAACCGACCGGAAACCTCGACTCCCGCGCCGGCGCCGAGGTCCTCGGCTTCCTGCGCCGGTCGGTCGACGAGCTGGGCCAGACCATCGTGATGGTCACCCACGACCCGGTGGCCGCCAGCTACGCGGACCGGGTGCTGTACCTCGCCGACGGCCGCATCGTCGACGAGATGTTCAAGCCGACCGCGGAGGCCGTCCTCGACCGCATGAAGGACTTCGACGCCCGGGGGCGCACGTCATGA
- a CDS encoding ABC transporter permease: MTVMKTSMRNFLAHKGRMALSAIAVLLSVGFVCGTLVFTDTMSTTFDKLFAATSSDVTVSAKGASDGGETTADNGKPPVMPASVLDEVRKVQGVKSAEGSVFSTSVTVVDADKDNLSPSSGAPTVVGSWNANEARTMKITTGAAPRSADQIMVDADTADKHDLKLGDEIGVISAVGTHTAKISGIADFTVTNPGAAIFYLDTRTAQQSLVGESDVYTNVNVTAAAGVSDAQLKKNVTAELGGGFQVKTAKETADAGQKDVAGFMNVMKYAMLGFAGIAFLVGIFLIINTFSMLVAQRTREIGLMRAIGSSRKQVNRSVLAEALLLGVVGSLLGVGAGVGLAVGLMKLMGQMGMELSTDDLTVAWTTPVVGLVLGVVVTVLAAYLPARRAGKISPMAALRDAGAPADAKAGWIRAAIGTVLTGTGGFALYLAAAADKAKDGSLWLGLGVVLTLIGFVVIGPLLAGGVVRVLGAVLLRMFGPVGRMAERNALRNPRRTGATGAALMIGLALVASLSVVGSSMVASATDQLDKTVGTDFIIQSDSGQLVTPQAVKAVKSSPDLARVTEYKWTKADFTTPDGKTLKDTAITAADPSYATDLRTETVAGKLPDAYKPDSMSVHEKFAKDHGISLGSKIKVAFKDGSAADLTVRAITSSDVVIDAGAMYTSISTMAKYVPADKMPLDSLVFASAKEGQQDAAYKSLKTALHDYPQYTVRDQTDYKQALKDQIGQLLNMIYGLLALAIIVAILGVVNTLALSVVERTREIGLMRAIGLSRRQLRRMIRMESVVIALFGALLGLGLGMGWGATAQQLLALEGLMVLDIPWPTIIGVFIGSAFVGLFAALIPAFRAGRMNVLNAIATE, from the coding sequence ATGACCGTCATGAAGACCTCGATGCGCAACTTCCTCGCGCACAAGGGGCGGATGGCGCTCTCCGCGATCGCCGTCCTGCTGTCGGTCGGCTTCGTCTGCGGCACGCTCGTCTTCACGGACACCATGTCGACCACGTTCGACAAGCTCTTCGCTGCCACGTCCTCGGACGTGACGGTGAGTGCCAAGGGGGCCTCCGACGGCGGTGAGACGACCGCGGACAACGGCAAGCCGCCGGTCATGCCGGCCTCCGTGCTGGACGAGGTCCGCAAGGTGCAGGGCGTGAAGTCCGCCGAGGGCTCGGTGTTCTCCACCTCGGTCACCGTCGTCGACGCCGACAAGGACAACCTGTCGCCCTCCAGCGGCGCCCCGACCGTCGTCGGCAGCTGGAACGCCAACGAGGCCCGCACCATGAAGATCACCACCGGTGCGGCTCCCAGGAGCGCCGACCAGATCATGGTCGACGCCGACACCGCCGACAAGCACGACCTGAAGCTCGGCGACGAGATCGGCGTCATCAGCGCCGTCGGCACCCACACCGCGAAGATCTCCGGCATCGCCGACTTCACCGTGACCAACCCCGGCGCCGCGATCTTCTACCTCGACACCAGGACCGCCCAGCAGTCGCTGGTCGGCGAGAGCGACGTCTACACCAACGTCAACGTCACCGCGGCCGCCGGTGTCAGCGACGCACAGCTGAAGAAGAACGTCACGGCCGAACTCGGCGGCGGCTTCCAGGTGAAGACGGCCAAGGAGACCGCCGACGCCGGTCAGAAGGACGTGGCGGGCTTCATGAACGTCATGAAGTACGCGATGCTCGGCTTCGCCGGGATCGCCTTCCTCGTCGGCATCTTCCTGATCATCAACACCTTCTCCATGCTGGTCGCCCAGCGCACCCGGGAGATCGGCCTGATGCGGGCCATCGGCTCCTCCCGCAAGCAGGTCAACCGCTCCGTGCTGGCCGAGGCGCTGCTGCTCGGTGTGGTCGGCTCGCTGCTCGGCGTCGGCGCGGGCGTCGGCCTCGCCGTCGGCCTGATGAAGCTCATGGGCCAGATGGGCATGGAACTGTCCACCGACGACCTCACGGTGGCCTGGACGACCCCGGTGGTCGGCCTCGTCCTCGGCGTGGTCGTCACCGTGCTGGCCGCCTACCTGCCCGCCCGGCGCGCCGGCAAGATCTCCCCGATGGCCGCCCTGCGCGACGCGGGAGCCCCCGCGGACGCCAAGGCCGGCTGGATCCGCGCCGCGATCGGCACGGTCCTCACCGGGACCGGCGGCTTCGCCCTCTACCTCGCCGCGGCGGCCGACAAGGCCAAGGACGGCTCCCTGTGGCTCGGCCTCGGCGTCGTGCTGACGCTGATCGGCTTCGTCGTCATCGGCCCGCTGCTCGCCGGCGGTGTGGTCCGCGTCCTGGGCGCCGTGCTGCTCCGCATGTTCGGCCCCGTCGGCCGCATGGCCGAGCGCAACGCCCTGCGCAACCCGCGCCGCACCGGCGCGACCGGCGCCGCGCTGATGATCGGCCTCGCCCTGGTGGCGAGCCTGTCCGTGGTCGGCTCCTCCATGGTGGCGTCCGCCACCGACCAGCTCGACAAGACCGTCGGCACGGACTTCATCATCCAGTCCGACAGCGGCCAGCTGGTCACCCCGCAGGCGGTCAAGGCCGTGAAGTCGTCGCCGGACCTGGCGCGGGTCACCGAGTACAAGTGGACCAAGGCCGACTTCACCACCCCGGACGGCAAGACGCTCAAGGACACGGCGATCACGGCGGCCGACCCGTCGTACGCCACCGACCTGCGCACCGAGACCGTCGCCGGCAAGCTCCCCGACGCCTACAAGCCCGACTCGATGTCGGTCCACGAGAAGTTCGCCAAGGACCACGGCATCAGCCTCGGGTCCAAGATCAAGGTCGCCTTCAAGGACGGCTCCGCGGCCGACCTGACGGTCCGGGCGATCACCAGCAGCGACGTCGTGATCGACGCGGGCGCGATGTACACCTCCATCTCGACGATGGCCAAGTACGTCCCGGCCGACAAGATGCCGCTGGACTCGCTGGTCTTCGCCAGCGCCAAGGAAGGGCAGCAGGACGCCGCCTACAAGTCCCTGAAGACGGCGCTGCACGACTACCCGCAGTACACCGTGCGCGACCAGACCGACTACAAGCAGGCCCTGAAGGACCAGATCGGCCAGCTGCTCAACATGATCTACGGCCTGCTGGCCCTGGCGATCATCGTCGCCATCCTGGGCGTGGTGAACACCCTGGCCCTGTCGGTGGTGGAGCGCACCCGGGAGATCGGCCTGATGCGGGCCATCGGCCTCTCCCGCCGCCAGCTGCGCCGCATGATCCGCATGGAGTCGGTCGTCATCGCCCTCTTCGGTGCCCTGCTGGGCCTCGGACTGGGCATGGGCTGGGGCGCCACGGCACAGCAGCTGCTCGCCCTGGAGGGCCTGATGGTCCTGGACATCCCCTGGCCGACGATCATCGGCGTCTTCATCGGCTCTGCGTTCGTGGGCCTGTTCGCCGCCCTGATCCCGGCGTTCCGGGCGGGCCGGATGAACGTCCTCAACGCGATCGCCACCGAGTAG
- a CDS encoding DUF2079 domain-containing protein: MPVQVSQPRIPAPVARPRGDRQPGRVRAEPWALAAVLFAAYTVVSVGRYRHMATLSWDLGIFEQAVRAYARLRAPVADLKGPGFVILGDHFSPVTALLAPVYRLFPSPVTLLVAQAALFALSAVPVTRAATRLLGGRCGLALGLAYGLSWGIQRAVDFDFHEICFAVPLIAFSLEALLARRPRAALGWALPLVLVKEDLGLTLTAIALVVAWRARGSSPRTVRYALAMAVFGMAATVLVLTVVVPAFNTSGGYDYWSKVSGAGSPFDGAGSKLRTLAWLLVPTSGLLALRSPLLLVALPTLGWRFLSGDEHYWGTDWHYSAVLMPVVFLALADALPAVHRGTRAWLRSYAAHLPAAVAAAALALTTSLPLAQLTEAEVYRRPAAVSDVERLLARIPDDATVEANIGPISRLTARCRVFWLGDTRGVLPDYIALENIDGRYRDPVGYARTLHPLAEYAVAGEAAGYVVLERRTARAGV, from the coding sequence ATGCCCGTCCAGGTCTCGCAGCCCCGCATACCGGCGCCGGTCGCCCGCCCCCGGGGCGACCGGCAGCCCGGCCGCGTGCGAGCTGAGCCCTGGGCCCTCGCGGCCGTGCTCTTCGCCGCCTACACGGTCGTCTCCGTCGGCCGCTACCGGCACATGGCGACCCTCTCCTGGGACCTGGGCATCTTCGAGCAGGCCGTGCGCGCCTACGCGCGGCTGCGGGCGCCGGTGGCCGACCTCAAGGGGCCGGGGTTCGTCATCCTCGGGGACCACTTCAGCCCGGTGACCGCGCTGCTCGCGCCGGTGTACCGGCTCTTCCCCTCGCCGGTCACGCTGCTGGTCGCGCAGGCCGCGCTCTTCGCGCTGTCCGCCGTGCCGGTGACGCGGGCCGCCACCCGTCTCCTGGGTGGTCGCTGCGGGCTCGCGCTCGGCCTCGCGTACGGGCTGTCGTGGGGCATCCAGCGCGCCGTCGACTTCGACTTCCACGAGATCTGCTTCGCCGTCCCGCTGATCGCCTTCTCCCTGGAGGCCCTCCTCGCGCGGCGCCCGCGCGCGGCCCTGGGGTGGGCGCTTCCCCTGGTGCTGGTGAAGGAGGACCTGGGGCTGACGCTGACCGCGATCGCACTCGTCGTCGCCTGGCGGGCGCGCGGTTCGTCACCGCGGACGGTCCGGTACGCGCTCGCCATGGCGGTGTTCGGCATGGCGGCGACCGTGCTCGTCCTGACGGTGGTCGTCCCCGCGTTCAACACCTCGGGCGGCTACGACTACTGGAGCAAGGTCAGCGGTGCGGGCAGCCCCTTCGACGGTGCCGGCAGCAAGCTGCGCACGCTCGCCTGGCTGCTGGTCCCGACCTCGGGCCTGCTCGCGCTGCGCTCCCCGCTGCTGCTGGTCGCGCTGCCGACGCTCGGCTGGCGGTTCCTCTCCGGCGACGAGCACTACTGGGGTACCGACTGGCACTACAGCGCGGTCCTGATGCCGGTCGTCTTCCTCGCCCTCGCCGACGCGCTCCCGGCGGTTCACCGCGGCACGCGCGCGTGGCTGCGTTCCTACGCCGCTCACCTGCCGGCCGCCGTCGCCGCGGCGGCCCTGGCGCTGACCACGTCACTGCCGCTGGCGCAGCTCACCGAGGCCGAGGTCTACCGCAGGCCGGCCGCGGTGTCCGATGTGGAACGGCTACTGGCGCGGATTCCCGACGACGCCACGGTCGAGGCCAACATCGGCCCGATCAGCCGCCTCACCGCGCGCTGCCGGGTCTTCTGGCTGGGCGACACGCGGGGTGTCCTCCCCGACTACATCGCCCTGGAGAACATCGACGGCAGGTACCGCGACCCCGTGGGGTACGCCCGGACGCTGCATCCCCTCGCCGAGTACGCGGTCGCGGGCGAGGCGGCCGGGTACGTGGTTCTGGAGCGCCGGACGGCGAGGGCCGGTGTCTGA
- a CDS encoding cation acetate symporter has translation MSLVGFSAVATITLLLCVMTGPDRDDLDEFYTGYSSLSPMRNGLAIAGDYISAATVLGTGGVIALFGYDGIVLALSTALSLMLLMFLLAEPLRNAGRFTMGDALTRRMPGRAVRIAACAVTLAALVPLMLVQLAGTGQLMAFILGFSGESLQTGCIIGVGALMISYAAIGGMKGTALIQILKIVMLLGSGMVVAILILNRFDWDPGALFDAAARNSGVGSAFLSSGLQFAGGPSPDLDMITAQLTVVLGGGVLPHVTMRMYTASSARQVRRSMSWAVSGVALFVLVITVVGFGATALIGRKLIAQVDPQGNTAYLLGSQAAFGRDVSSAETFLFTTVTTAVFLTLLASVAGMILACANSLAHDVFAARVQEMSPRREMTVARLSALAVGIPAILLATQVQHRSLQPLVTLSFCLGASAIAPALVYSLFWRRYTRTGLLSTLIGGSLAVLVLMPGTNLVSGSPVSAFPEADFNWFPFTTTGLLSIPLGFACGWLGTIASGRRKSEEQRHQYEAVEGWILAGAVRRDN, from the coding sequence ATGTCCCTCGTCGGCTTCTCCGCCGTCGCCACCATCACCCTGCTGCTGTGCGTGATGACCGGCCCGGACCGGGACGACCTGGACGAGTTCTACACCGGCTACAGCTCCCTGTCCCCCATGCGCAACGGCCTGGCGATCGCCGGTGACTACATCTCCGCCGCGACCGTCCTCGGCACCGGCGGGGTCATCGCCCTGTTCGGCTACGACGGGATCGTGCTGGCACTGAGCACGGCCCTGTCCCTGATGCTGCTGATGTTCCTGCTGGCCGAACCGTTGCGCAACGCGGGCCGGTTCACCATGGGCGACGCACTGACCCGCCGGATGCCGGGACGCGCCGTCCGTATCGCCGCCTGCGCGGTGACCCTGGCCGCACTGGTGCCGCTGATGCTCGTCCAGCTGGCGGGAACCGGGCAGTTGATGGCGTTCATCCTCGGCTTCTCCGGCGAGTCGCTGCAGACGGGCTGCATCATCGGCGTGGGCGCGCTGATGATCAGCTACGCGGCGATCGGCGGGATGAAGGGCACCGCCCTCATCCAGATCCTGAAGATCGTGATGCTGCTCGGCTCCGGCATGGTGGTCGCGATCCTGATCCTGAACCGGTTCGACTGGGACCCGGGAGCCCTGTTCGACGCGGCCGCCCGGAACAGCGGCGTCGGCTCGGCGTTCCTCTCCTCGGGCCTGCAGTTCGCGGGCGGCCCCAGCCCCGACCTGGACATGATCACCGCGCAGCTGACGGTGGTCCTCGGCGGTGGCGTCCTGCCGCACGTCACCATGCGCATGTACACGGCCTCCAGTGCCCGGCAGGTGCGGCGCTCGATGTCCTGGGCGGTGTCGGGTGTGGCCCTGTTCGTGCTGGTCATCACGGTCGTCGGCTTCGGCGCGACCGCGCTGATCGGGCGGAAGCTGATCGCGCAGGTCGACCCGCAGGGCAACACGGCGTATCTGCTGGGCTCGCAGGCCGCGTTCGGGCGGGACGTGTCGTCGGCGGAGACGTTCCTGTTCACCACCGTCACCACGGCGGTGTTCCTCACACTGCTCGCCTCCGTCGCCGGCATGATCCTGGCCTGCGCCAACTCCCTCGCGCACGACGTGTTCGCGGCCCGGGTGCAGGAGATGTCGCCGCGGCGCGAGATGACCGTGGCACGGCTGTCGGCCCTGGCCGTGGGCATCCCCGCGATCCTCCTGGCCACCCAGGTCCAGCACCGCAGCCTGCAACCGCTGGTCACGCTGTCCTTCTGCCTGGGCGCCTCGGCCATCGCGCCCGCGCTGGTCTACAGCCTCTTCTGGCGCCGCTATACGCGAACGGGCCTGCTCAGCACCCTCATCGGCGGCTCCCTGGCCGTCCTGGTGCTGATGCCGGGCACCAACCTGGTCTCGGGCTCACCCGTCTCGGCCTTCCCCGAAGCCGACTTCAACTGGTTCCCGTTCACCACCACGGGCCTGCTCTCGATACCCCTGGGCTTCGCCTGCGGCTGGCTGGGCACGATCGCCTCCGGCCGCCGGAAGTCGGAGGAGCAGCGCCACCAGTACGAGGCGGTGGAGGGCTGGATCCTGGCGGGCGCGGTACGCAGGGACAACTGA
- a CDS encoding MFS transporter: MGSTSSAEREAARPAAAGRRGAVVAALMLSMALAALDATIVSTAVPQIVGDLGGFSVFSWLFSGYLLAVTVTLPLYGKLSDTFGRKPVLIAGSVLFLLGSLLCALAWNMGALIAFRIVQGLGGGALQGTVQTLAADLYPLKDRPKIQSKLSTVWAVSAVAGPGLGGVLAAYADWRWIFLINLPIGTLALWLIVRHLHEPERETTAHARVDWAGALAVFACGGVLLTALVQGGVAWPWLSVPSLALFGTGLALVAVVVLVERRAAEPIIPGWVWRRRTIAAVNLALGALGLLMVAPSVFLPTYAQSVLGLAPVAAGFVLSVWTLSWPVSAALSQHVYRRIGFRNTAMLGIGTASLILFAFPFLPYPGQAWQPTLLMLLLGAALGLFQLPLIVGVQSTVGWAERGTTTASVLFCRQTGQTIGAAVFGAVANGVLASRLGGAGDLDSVTRALDSGSAPEATRRAIADAVHAVYLGAACAAALAFLVLLFLAPRKFPVLKD; encoded by the coding sequence GTGGGCAGCACCAGTTCCGCGGAACGTGAGGCCGCACGACCCGCCGCGGCCGGCCGGCGCGGAGCCGTCGTCGCGGCGCTGATGCTCTCGATGGCGCTGGCGGCGCTCGACGCGACCATCGTCTCGACCGCCGTCCCGCAGATCGTCGGGGACCTGGGCGGTTTCTCCGTCTTCTCCTGGCTGTTCTCCGGCTATCTCCTGGCCGTGACCGTCACCCTGCCCCTCTACGGCAAGCTCTCGGACACCTTCGGCCGCAAGCCGGTCCTCATAGCGGGGTCGGTGCTCTTCCTCCTCGGGTCGCTGCTGTGCGCGCTGGCCTGGAACATGGGGGCGCTCATCGCCTTCCGCATCGTGCAGGGTCTGGGCGGCGGCGCGCTCCAGGGCACGGTGCAGACACTCGCCGCCGACCTGTACCCGCTGAAGGACCGGCCGAAGATCCAGTCGAAGCTGTCGACGGTGTGGGCGGTCTCCGCGGTCGCCGGCCCCGGGCTCGGCGGGGTGCTCGCCGCGTACGCGGACTGGCGCTGGATCTTCCTGATCAACCTGCCGATCGGCACGCTCGCACTGTGGCTGATCGTGCGTCACCTCCACGAGCCGGAGCGGGAAACCACTGCGCACGCGCGCGTGGACTGGGCGGGCGCGCTCGCGGTGTTCGCCTGCGGCGGCGTTCTGCTCACCGCCCTGGTGCAGGGCGGGGTGGCATGGCCGTGGCTCTCGGTGCCCTCACTGGCCCTGTTCGGTACGGGACTCGCCCTGGTCGCGGTCGTGGTGCTGGTGGAGCGCCGGGCGGCGGAGCCGATCATCCCGGGCTGGGTGTGGCGGCGCCGTACGATCGCCGCGGTCAATCTGGCCCTGGGCGCGCTGGGCCTGCTGATGGTCGCGCCGTCGGTCTTCCTGCCCACCTACGCCCAGTCGGTGCTGGGCCTCGCGCCCGTGGCCGCCGGATTCGTCCTGTCCGTCTGGACGTTGAGCTGGCCGGTGTCGGCGGCGCTGAGCCAGCACGTGTACCGCAGGATCGGCTTCCGCAACACGGCGATGCTGGGCATCGGCACGGCCTCACTGATCCTGTTCGCGTTCCCCTTCCTGCCCTACCCCGGACAGGCCTGGCAGCCGACCCTGCTGATGCTGCTGCTCGGCGCCGCGCTGGGCCTGTTCCAGCTGCCGCTCATCGTCGGTGTGCAGTCGACGGTGGGATGGGCGGAGCGCGGTACGACGACCGCGTCCGTGCTGTTCTGCCGCCAGACCGGCCAGACGATCGGCGCTGCGGTGTTCGGCGCGGTCGCCAACGGGGTGCTGGCCTCGCGGCTCGGCGGCGCGGGTGACCTCGACTCGGTGACGCGGGCACTCGACTCGGGCAGCGCGCCGGAGGCGACCCGGCGGGCCATCGCCGACGCCGTGCACGCGGTCTACCTTGGGGCGGCGTGCGCGGCGGCCCTGGCGTTCCTGGTGCTGCTGTTCCTCGCGCCCCGGAAGTTTCCGGTGCTGAAGGACTGA
- a CDS encoding DUF485 domain-containing protein, with amino-acid sequence MSYDPSPSYPYRPPHPPSSHDPYTYDTYPWAPQDAPEPAGRRPQRHTALGHHSDLRVLRSAYRWQRRVATLTALGYFVLFLILSAFAPSFMTSTVTDGLPTGLLLALVQVPVTWLAVALYEQTARRRVDPIADRIRRHAELDAKREGAR; translated from the coding sequence ATGTCCTACGACCCGTCCCCGTCCTACCCGTACCGGCCACCCCATCCACCCTCGTCCCACGATCCGTACACGTACGACACCTATCCCTGGGCACCGCAGGACGCTCCCGAGCCGGCCGGACGGCGCCCCCAACGCCACACCGCGCTCGGACACCACAGCGACCTGCGGGTATTGCGCAGCGCCTACCGCTGGCAGCGGCGCGTGGCCACGCTCACGGCACTCGGCTACTTCGTCCTGTTCCTGATCCTGTCGGCGTTCGCGCCCTCGTTCATGACGAGCACCGTCACCGACGGCCTGCCCACCGGCCTGCTGCTGGCGCTCGTCCAGGTTCCCGTGACCTGGCTCGCGGTCGCCCTGTACGAGCAGACGGCCCGCCGTCGCGTCGACCCGATCGCGGACCGGATACGCAGGCACGCCGAACTGGACGCGAAGCGGGAGGGAGCACGGTGA